In Sphingobacterium sp. R2, the genomic stretch GTAGATATTTTAAACAAAAATAATAAATTACAACTTAATTTACATTAAATTATATTTTTTTCTCTAAAAATCCCTAAAAAATCGATCAGCAAGCACCGATAGATTAACCCCATTATAATTATTTAAACTCATAAGAAGTAAATTGTACCCCTTTGACTTGACACCATCCAAAAAAGAATAGAGTCCCTCCAAACTTACAACAACCTCTAAATCAGGACTATTAAAACTATCCTTGATATTAATCGGGACACTTTCTATATCTTTATTAAGTTCTTTACAGGAATTTATATTCACGTAAACTACAGATACATCCGACTCTCTCATAGAGTCCGCATATTGTAACAAAAACGATGAATCTAAACTATCATACGAGTTTAATTCGATAATTGTAACCAATTTCTGATTAGGAAACTGCTCTTTTACGGCATGAATACTTGACTTAACTTTATCCGCGTTACATGCATAATCCTGATACACGACAGATCCTTCAGAACTTGCAACAAACTCCAAATAGCGAATCGAAGTATTAAAGCTTTTGATCGCTTCAAAGAATTCTTTCTTTTTAATTCCCAACCATTCACAAATCGTATATGCTCCTGCAATATTAGACAGGTTGTGCTTACCGAACACCTGTAAAGGAACATCCCCATCCGGCGTATTGATATACGTTACCCCTTTATTAATCGTATAATCAGGAATTTTATAACCATGTCTATTGATCTTACAATCTTTCGTATCTTGCAGAACTTTTTGTAAAACAAGATCTTCCTTATTATATATTAGCGTACCTTTAGGCGGAATAGAGTCAATAAAATCTTCAAATTGTTTAATATATTCCTCTTGAGATATTTTCGAATTAAACTCATTCCACATAATACCCGAAATCAGGGCTATGTTGGGTTTATAATATAAGAATTTAGACTTAGGGTCAATCTTAGATGAAACATATTCATCTCCTTCGATAATAATAATCTTATTATGTTTGGTGATATCTACCAACTTATCAAAGCCTCTTAGCTGTGCTCCTACTAAATAGTCAAATTCTTTTCCTAAAAATCGCATCACGTGCATGACCATGCTCGTGATCGTTGTCTTACCGTAACTTCCAGCAATAACCACTCTAATTTTATCTTGCGAAAGCTCTTGAATAAATTCTGGAAAAGAATAAATTTTAAGA encodes the following:
- a CDS encoding Mur ligase family protein is translated as MRIHFIAVGGSVMHNLAISLAKQGHQVTGSDDQIVEPSRSHLIAAELLPDQLGWFDERVTEDIDAVILGAHAQADNPELKRAQALGLKIYSFPEFIQELSQDKIRVVIAGSYGKTTITSMVMHVMRFLGKEFDYLVGAQLRGFDKLVDITKHNKIIIIEGDEYVSSKIDPKSKFLYYKPNIALISGIMWNEFNSKISQEEYIKQFEDFIDSIPPKGTLIYNKEDLVLQKVLQDTKDCKINRHGYKIPDYTINKGVTYINTPDGDVPLQVFGKHNLSNIAGAYTICEWLGIKKKEFFEAIKSFNTSIRYLEFVASSEGSVVYQDYACNADKVKSSIHAVKEQFPNQKLVTIIELNSYDSLDSSFLLQYADSMRESDVSVVYVNINSCKELNKDIESVPINIKDSFNSPDLEVVVSLEGLYSFLDGVKSKGYNLLLMSLNNYNGVNLSVLADRFFRDF